From the genome of Coleofasciculus sp. FACHB-T130, one region includes:
- a CDS encoding response regulator transcription factor, whose protein sequence is MKPSLRILLVEDDELFRLGLRMRLQQAGLEVVGEAVDGETAVELTNCHLPDVVLLDVGLPGLGGVEACRQIKQRHPKMPVLVLTSHSQKPLIERLIAAGAHGYCLKGIEAEVLILALRSVAAGASWWDQTGTAEIRAAFDDTPTPTSSKTAEPLATPLTSREQEILALIAAGKTNQEIAERLHIALGTVRVHVHAILQKLEVRDRTQAAILAIQERLVAADLLLQE, encoded by the coding sequence ATGAAACCTTCACTGCGGATTTTGTTGGTGGAAGATGATGAACTGTTTCGCCTGGGACTGCGGATGCGGTTGCAACAGGCAGGGTTAGAAGTCGTTGGTGAAGCAGTTGATGGCGAAACCGCTGTGGAATTGACGAATTGCCATTTACCAGATGTAGTGCTGCTTGATGTGGGACTACCTGGGTTAGGAGGCGTTGAAGCGTGTCGCCAAATCAAACAACGTCATCCAAAAATGCCCGTTTTGGTTTTAACTTCTCATTCCCAAAAGCCTTTGATTGAACGGTTAATTGCGGCTGGCGCTCATGGCTATTGTCTCAAAGGAATTGAAGCTGAGGTGTTAATTTTAGCACTGCGTTCAGTCGCCGCAGGTGCCTCATGGTGGGATCAAACGGGTACAGCAGAAATTCGCGCCGCATTTGACGATACACCGACACCAACTTCATCCAAAACCGCTGAACCTTTAGCAACTCCGCTTACCAGTCGGGAGCAGGAAATTTTAGCATTAATTGCCGCTGGGAAGACAAATCAAGAAATTGCCGAACGGCTGCATATTGCCTTGGGTACAGTTCGGGTTCACGTCCATGCCATTTTACAAAAATTGGAAGTGCGCGATCGCACTCAAGCCGCTATCTTGGCAATTCAAGAAAGATTAGTAGCCGCAGATTTGTTACTACAAGAATAA